One Myxococcota bacterium genomic window carries:
- a CDS encoding uracil-DNA glycosylase, whose protein sequence is MTPPDERTRTLAAIRESLRDLAADGIDFLPRAPRAPRLADPAPVAAPVRPAPAVTGFRPRVAPIAAPTHVGGAAAAKQALLDAVRAEIGDCRRCTLSEKRAQIVFGEGNPDARVAFVGEGPGEEEDKSGRPFVGRAGELLTKMIEAVGWRREDVYICNIVKCRPPGNRDPQPEEVATCQPFLHAQLRAIAPAAIVTLGKPAISALLGRVVAITKIRGRWLEWQGVPVMPTYHPAYLLRNYTRETRQAVWDDLRAVRERVDGPAPS, encoded by the coding sequence GTGACTCCTCCCGACGAACGCACCCGCACCCTGGCGGCGATCCGCGAATCGCTGCGCGACCTGGCCGCGGACGGCATCGATTTCCTGCCGCGCGCGCCGCGCGCGCCTCGGCTCGCCGACCCCGCGCCTGTGGCCGCGCCAGTCCGGCCCGCGCCGGCCGTCACCGGCTTCCGCCCGCGCGTGGCGCCGATCGCCGCGCCCACGCACGTCGGCGGCGCGGCTGCCGCGAAACAGGCGCTGCTCGACGCCGTGCGCGCCGAGATCGGTGACTGCCGCCGCTGCACGCTCTCCGAGAAGCGCGCGCAGATCGTGTTCGGCGAAGGCAACCCCGACGCGCGCGTGGCGTTCGTGGGCGAGGGGCCGGGCGAGGAGGAGGACAAGAGCGGGCGCCCGTTCGTGGGCCGCGCGGGCGAGCTCCTCACCAAGATGATCGAGGCCGTCGGCTGGCGGCGCGAAGACGTCTACATCTGCAACATCGTGAAGTGCCGCCCGCCCGGGAACCGCGACCCGCAGCCCGAGGAGGTGGCGACCTGCCAGCCGTTCCTCCACGCGCAGCTGCGCGCGATCGCGCCCGCGGCGATCGTCACGCTGGGCAAGCCCGCGATCTCGGCGCTGCTCGGGCGCGTGGTCGCGATCACCAAGATCCGCGGCCGCTGGCTCGAGTGGCAGGGCGTGCCGGTCATGCCCACCTATCACCCCGCGTATCTCCTGCGAAACTACACCCGAGAGACTCGCCAGGCGGTCTGGGACGATCTGCGCGCGGTGCGCGAGCGTGTCGACGGCCCGGCGCCGAGCTAG
- a CDS encoding multiheme c-type cytochrome, translating into MRTDRTWTHIAASAALAALAVSAVAVAWLGPAPADAQTRGGPSALPRFEGRTLTGSRVSTDLFAKRRGILFVFSSQDPDADRTAKILDGLRGPAQRANIALLGVTRDHDLFLAQHFTKRFGFDFPVVIDSDGSISAKLRVPPGTSALILIDSQGAIGQAVAGLANEPEGNDVAYANILRQSLDLPEPDSAATPILGVLPAAPPFQVASLDGESHVKLADYSGKVLVFLFFLPTCPHCHEMLKFLNGLSGQLKSPDLAIVPVSISDKRYVIEDMASELKLGFPPYVDADGKAQASYAFKGTVPEVFVIDRKGKVVERTEGDSPRIEALLTLAIKKELGVPNPILLEKAAYSGEEFCSVCHRDQHATWQLTKHSNAWETLVEHGKDRDPDCLRCHTVGFGQPGGFDTTKRQEHLRGVQCENCHGRGGPHQSPEFAKAGFEPVCLGCHDPQHSLRFVFAERLPLVSHAATMASLANMSVDERRALAEKRAKRERTLFDPGEFVGSASCAECHAKEHALWSGSAHAQAFTTLEHKNEAKNADCLRCHTTGFKQATGFPAGGSTLAGVGCESCHGPGKRHVETKGKESGTIVALTDKCDTCAIAVICGSCHDDANDKGFEFEVEEKLAKIKHGFREKKTAAK; encoded by the coding sequence ATGCGCACGGATCGGACCTGGACTCACATCGCGGCGAGCGCCGCACTCGCCGCGCTGGCGGTCTCGGCCGTGGCCGTGGCGTGGCTCGGCCCGGCGCCCGCCGACGCGCAGACCCGCGGCGGCCCGAGCGCGCTGCCGCGCTTCGAGGGCCGCACGCTCACGGGCTCGCGGGTCAGCACCGACCTGTTCGCCAAGCGCCGCGGCATCCTGTTCGTGTTCTCGAGCCAGGACCCCGACGCCGACCGCACGGCCAAGATACTCGACGGCCTGCGCGGCCCGGCACAGCGCGCGAACATCGCGCTCCTGGGAGTGACTCGCGACCACGACCTGTTCCTCGCGCAGCACTTCACCAAGCGCTTCGGCTTCGACTTCCCGGTCGTGATCGACTCGGACGGCAGCATCTCGGCCAAGCTGCGCGTGCCGCCCGGCACCTCGGCGCTGATCCTGATCGACTCGCAGGGCGCGATCGGCCAGGCCGTAGCCGGGCTCGCGAACGAGCCCGAGGGAAACGACGTCGCCTACGCCAACATCCTGCGCCAGTCGCTCGACCTGCCCGAGCCGGACAGCGCGGCCACGCCCATCCTCGGCGTGCTGCCCGCCGCCCCGCCCTTCCAGGTGGCGTCGCTCGACGGCGAGAGTCACGTGAAGCTCGCCGACTACTCGGGCAAGGTGCTGGTGTTCCTGTTCTTCCTGCCCACCTGTCCGCACTGCCACGAGATGCTGAAGTTCCTGAACGGGCTCTCGGGCCAGCTCAAGAGCCCCGATCTCGCGATCGTGCCCGTGTCGATCAGCGACAAGCGCTACGTGATCGAAGACATGGCGAGCGAGCTCAAGCTCGGCTTTCCGCCCTACGTCGACGCCGACGGCAAGGCCCAGGCCAGCTACGCGTTCAAGGGCACCGTGCCCGAGGTGTTCGTGATCGACCGCAAGGGCAAGGTGGTAGAGCGCACGGAGGGTGACTCACCGCGCATCGAGGCGCTGCTCACGCTGGCGATCAAGAAGGAGCTCGGGGTCCCGAACCCGATCCTGCTCGAGAAGGCGGCGTACAGCGGCGAGGAGTTCTGCTCGGTCTGTCACCGCGACCAGCACGCGACCTGGCAGCTCACCAAGCATTCGAACGCCTGGGAGACCCTGGTCGAGCACGGCAAGGACCGCGATCCCGACTGCCTGCGCTGCCACACGGTGGGCTTCGGCCAGCCCGGCGGCTTCGACACGACCAAGCGCCAGGAGCACCTGCGCGGGGTGCAGTGCGAGAACTGTCATGGGCGCGGCGGACCGCACCAGTCACCCGAGTTCGCCAAGGCCGGCTTCGAGCCGGTGTGTCTGGGCTGTCACGACCCGCAGCACTCGCTGCGCTTCGTGTTCGCCGAGCGCCTGCCGCTCGTGTCGCACGCCGCGACCATGGCCTCGCTCGCGAACATGTCGGTCGACGAGCGGCGCGCGCTGGCCGAGAAGCGCGCCAAACGCGAGCGCACGCTGTTCGACCCCGGCGAGTTCGTCGGCTCCGCGTCGTGCGCCGAGTGCCACGCGAAGGAGCATGCGCTCTGGTCGGGCTCGGCCCACGCCCAGGCCTTCACCACGCTCGAGCACAAGAACGAGGCGAAGAACGCCGACTGCCTGCGCTGTCACACGACGGGCTTCAAGCAGGCCACGGGCTTCCCGGCGGGCGGGAGCACGCTGGCGGGCGTGGGCTGCGAGAGCTGCCACGGGCCGGGCAAGCGGCACGTGGAGACGAAGGGCAAGGAGTCGGGCACGATCGTGGCGCTCACCGACAAATGCGACACCTGCGCGATCGCGGTGATCTGCGGCTCGTGTCACGACGATGCCAACGACAAGGGCTTCGAGTTCGAGGTGGAAGAGAAGCTCGCGAAGATCAAGCACGGCTTCCGCGAGAAGAAGACGGCGGCGAAGTGA
- a CDS encoding XdhC family protein — protein MAATSPQEFVRALAARLDAGENVAVATVVRIEGSASAKPGAKSIIDAQGRTVFGWIGGGCAESTVRDVAREVLAERGSRLIRLDLDDEVLGVGMPCGGYMEIYIEAMMQAPKLLVLGHGVIAETLVRFAHALGFHTTVNDPLATPEAFPQADLRVTEDPDYAKAECDGETYVVIATQHKSDYEALQRVLRQSPAYVGLVASRKRSALVLERLHEDGMSLELLRRVAAPAGLDLGSVTPQEIALSILSEIVQRWRGAKTTGLPLMRVKGVEITEAGVHVPEGPIESPKCPT, from the coding sequence ATGGCGGCGACTTCGCCTCAGGAGTTCGTGCGGGCGCTGGCGGCGCGGCTGGATGCCGGCGAGAACGTCGCGGTAGCGACCGTGGTGCGCATCGAGGGCAGCGCCTCGGCCAAGCCGGGCGCGAAGTCGATCATCGACGCACAGGGGCGAACGGTGTTCGGCTGGATCGGCGGCGGCTGTGCCGAATCGACCGTGCGCGACGTGGCGCGCGAGGTGCTGGCCGAGCGCGGCTCGCGGCTGATCCGGCTCGACCTCGACGACGAGGTGCTCGGCGTGGGCATGCCCTGCGGCGGCTACATGGAGATCTACATCGAGGCCATGATGCAAGCTCCCAAGCTCCTGGTGCTGGGTCACGGCGTGATCGCCGAGACACTCGTGCGGTTCGCGCACGCGCTCGGCTTCCACACCACCGTGAACGATCCGCTGGCCACGCCCGAGGCCTTCCCGCAGGCGGACCTGCGCGTGACCGAGGACCCGGACTACGCCAAGGCGGAGTGCGACGGCGAGACCTACGTCGTGATCGCGACCCAGCACAAGAGTGACTACGAGGCGTTGCAGCGCGTGCTTCGCCAGTCACCCGCCTACGTGGGGCTGGTCGCGAGCCGCAAGCGCTCGGCGCTCGTGCTCGAGCGGCTGCACGAAGACGGCATGTCGCTCGAGCTCCTGCGCCGCGTGGCGGCGCCGGCCGGGCTCGACCTGGGCTCGGTGACTCCCCAGGAGATCGCGCTCTCGATCCTGTCCGAGATCGTGCAGCGCTGGCGCGGCGCCAAGACCACGGGCCTGCCCCTGATGCGCGTGAAGGGCGTCGAGATCACCGAGGCCGGCGTGCACGTGCCCGAAGGGCCGATCGAATCGCCCAAGTGTCCGACCTAG
- a CDS encoding SUF system NifU family Fe-S cluster assembly protein, with protein MSDLERSLDGLYREVVLEHYRHPRNREALAHPSGSARVTNPVCGDQVQVEVELAGGRIARVSSRARGCSIAVASGSVMTELVQGATPEAARSQSESLGRVVRGEPAPEGLDARLRAFGRVATLPSRQRCATLAWEALEEALAASR; from the coding sequence GTGTCCGACCTAGAGCGATCACTAGACGGGCTGTATCGCGAGGTCGTGCTCGAGCACTACCGCCACCCGCGCAACCGCGAAGCACTGGCGCATCCCAGCGGCTCGGCGCGAGTCACCAATCCCGTGTGCGGCGACCAGGTGCAGGTGGAGGTCGAGCTGGCCGGCGGGCGCATCGCGCGCGTTTCGTCGCGCGCGCGCGGCTGCTCGATCGCGGTGGCGTCGGGCAGCGTGATGACCGAGCTCGTGCAGGGCGCCACGCCCGAGGCCGCGCGCAGTCAGTCGGAGTCACTCGGCCGGGTGGTGCGCGGCGAGCCGGCGCCGGAGGGGCTCGACGCGCGGCTGCGCGCGTTCGGACGCGTGGCCACGCTGCCCTCGCGCCAGCGCTGCGCGACGCTGGCCTGGGAGGCGCTCGAGGAGGCGCTCGCCGCCAGCCGCTAG
- a CDS encoding MerR family transcriptional regulator has protein sequence MRIAELSQRAGVPRSTIKFYIREGLLAPGAVHARNQASYGSPHLERLALIRALREVAGLPLDAVARVSAQLDRGWDGDPIGEAMRALYRLPEGAASPAELERVTREVRAFLDALPWTVDVGRDHNAREIAATVVQVRRYLYPDFAVADLAKYAEIAWLLSEAEFTSAPEGPGVPIRARGDDIAEPSRRAILGTVLFDRIFGSLHRCANTMRSIRISTGARVPPAAVRSRKRAPRRKSRKR, from the coding sequence ATGCGAATCGCCGAGCTCAGCCAACGCGCGGGGGTGCCGCGCTCCACGATCAAGTTCTACATCCGCGAAGGCCTGCTCGCGCCGGGCGCCGTGCATGCGCGCAACCAGGCGAGCTACGGCAGCCCGCACCTGGAGCGCCTGGCGCTGATCCGCGCGCTGCGCGAGGTGGCGGGCCTGCCGCTCGACGCCGTCGCGCGCGTCAGCGCGCAGCTCGACCGCGGCTGGGACGGCGACCCGATCGGCGAGGCCATGCGGGCGCTCTACCGCCTGCCCGAGGGCGCCGCCTCGCCGGCCGAGCTCGAGCGAGTCACGCGCGAGGTGCGCGCGTTTCTCGACGCCCTGCCCTGGACCGTCGACGTCGGCCGCGACCACAACGCGCGCGAGATCGCGGCCACGGTCGTCCAGGTGCGCCGCTACCTGTACCCCGACTTCGCCGTCGCCGACCTCGCGAAGTACGCCGAGATCGCCTGGCTGCTCTCGGAGGCGGAGTTCACCAGCGCCCCCGAAGGCCCGGGTGTGCCCATCCGCGCCCGCGGTGACGACATCGCCGAGCCGAGCCGGCGCGCGATCCTGGGCACCGTGCTCTTCGACCGGATCTTCGGCTCGCTGCACCGCTGCGCGAACACCATGCGCTCGATCCGTATCTCGACCGGGGCGCGCGTGCCGCCTGCAGCCGTTCGCTCGCGCAAGCGCGCCCCGCGGCGCAAGTCGCGCAAGCGCTAG
- a CDS encoding serine hydrolase domain-containing protein, which yields MKVEIEGRVHPRYGKLKDVFAAQLASGAEIGGAVAVTVDGEPVVDLFAGFADPARARPWTRDTIVHVYSVTKGMTALCAHRLVDRGALELDAPVARYWPEFAQAGKGAIPVRWLLSHQAGLQALRAPLPPESLYDWQAMCAALAEAAPVLPPGVLGYHPVTFGWLVGELVRRIDGRSLGRFFREEVATPLGVDFHIGLGPGEEKRAADITQLVPPPELADAFAGAAAGEPPLVLLAFVNPAGTGDHNAPAHRRAEIPALNGHGSAAALARVYGALARGGELDGVRVLSAEGVERARSLQAQGTCALLGMPVRLGLGYWLNQPGVSGCELGPNPGAFGHPGAGGSLGFADPAARVGFGYVTNRMGSSLTVDPRASALIDAFYAAA from the coding sequence GTGAAGGTCGAGATCGAGGGCCGGGTGCACCCGCGCTACGGCAAGCTGAAGGACGTGTTCGCCGCGCAGCTCGCGAGCGGCGCGGAGATCGGCGGGGCCGTCGCGGTCACGGTCGACGGCGAGCCCGTGGTCGACCTGTTCGCCGGCTTCGCCGATCCCGCCCGCGCGCGGCCCTGGACGCGCGACACGATCGTCCACGTGTACTCGGTCACGAAGGGCATGACCGCACTGTGCGCGCACCGGCTGGTCGACCGCGGCGCGCTCGAGCTCGACGCGCCCGTGGCGAGATACTGGCCGGAGTTCGCCCAGGCAGGCAAGGGCGCCATTCCCGTGCGCTGGCTGCTCTCGCACCAGGCCGGCCTGCAGGCGCTGCGCGCGCCGCTCCCACCCGAGTCACTCTACGACTGGCAGGCCATGTGCGCGGCGCTGGCCGAGGCGGCGCCGGTGCTTCCGCCGGGCGTGCTCGGCTACCACCCGGTGACCTTCGGCTGGCTGGTCGGCGAGCTGGTGCGCCGGATCGACGGGCGCAGCCTCGGGCGCTTCTTCCGCGAGGAGGTCGCGACACCGCTCGGTGTCGACTTCCACATCGGGCTGGGGCCGGGCGAGGAGAAGCGCGCCGCCGACATCACGCAGCTCGTGCCGCCGCCCGAGCTCGCCGACGCGTTCGCGGGCGCAGCCGCCGGTGAGCCCCCGCTGGTCTTGCTGGCGTTCGTGAACCCCGCGGGCACCGGTGACCACAACGCACCGGCGCACCGGCGCGCCGAGATCCCGGCGCTGAACGGTCACGGCAGCGCCGCCGCGCTCGCGCGCGTGTACGGGGCGCTCGCGCGCGGCGGCGAGCTCGACGGCGTGCGCGTGCTCTCCGCCGAAGGCGTCGAGCGCGCCCGCTCGCTCCAGGCGCAGGGCACCTGCGCGCTGCTCGGGATGCCCGTGCGGCTCGGGCTCGGCTACTGGCTCAACCAGCCCGGTGTCTCGGGCTGCGAGCTCGGCCCGAACCCGGGCGCCTTCGGTCACCCCGGCGCGGGCGGCAGCCTGGGCTTCGCCGACCCGGCCGCGCGCGTGGGCTTCGGCTACGTGACCAACCGCATGGGCTCGAGCCTCACTGTCGACCCGCGCGCCAGCGCGCTGATCGACGCCTTCTACGCCGCCGCATGA
- a CDS encoding aldehyde dehydrogenase family protein, whose protein sequence is MSDYTMTIDGKAEAAKGTFGVINPATEQVFAQPPECTKAQLDSAMESAQNAFRAWRKDEAKRRQTLLDIGAAIQARGGEIAPLLTQEQGKPVDKAMQEVFGAAIWFQYTASLQIPIETIQDDATRRIEIHRRPLGVVAAITPWNFPLMLAVWKIAPALLAGNTVVIKPSPYTPLTTLKLGEILRSVVPPGVVNVVSGGNDLGGWMTAHPVPRKVSFTGSVATGKKVNTAAAPDLKRVTLELGGNDAAILLGDIDVKATAQKVFWGAFENSGQICSAIKRVYVPEKLYSSVVSELQEIAKTVKVGNGLEAGTQLGPLNNKMQYDKVREMIDDAKKHGAKVVTGGQQLSSKGYFIAPTIVSEISDGVRLVDEEQFGPALPIVPYRNVEDAVERANATHYGLSGSVWSSDPEKAAAVARELECGSAWVNQHLAIAPNLPFGGAKWSGIGVENGPWGLLGFTEIQVVNVAKA, encoded by the coding sequence GTGAGTGACTACACGATGACGATCGACGGCAAGGCCGAGGCCGCCAAGGGCACCTTCGGCGTGATCAATCCTGCCACCGAGCAGGTGTTCGCGCAGCCGCCCGAGTGCACGAAGGCGCAGCTCGACTCCGCCATGGAGTCGGCGCAGAACGCCTTCCGCGCCTGGCGCAAGGACGAGGCCAAGCGCCGCCAGACGCTGCTCGACATCGGCGCGGCGATCCAGGCCCGCGGCGGCGAGATCGCGCCGCTCCTGACTCAGGAGCAGGGCAAGCCCGTCGACAAGGCGATGCAGGAAGTGTTCGGGGCCGCGATCTGGTTCCAGTACACGGCGTCGCTGCAGATCCCGATCGAGACCATCCAGGACGACGCGACCCGCCGCATCGAGATCCACCGCCGTCCGCTGGGCGTCGTGGCGGCGATCACGCCCTGGAACTTCCCGCTCATGCTCGCGGTGTGGAAGATCGCGCCGGCGCTGCTGGCCGGAAACACGGTCGTGATCAAGCCCTCGCCCTACACGCCACTCACCACGCTGAAGCTCGGCGAGATCCTGCGCAGCGTGGTGCCGCCGGGCGTCGTGAACGTGGTCTCGGGCGGCAACGACCTGGGCGGCTGGATGACGGCGCACCCCGTGCCGCGCAAGGTGTCGTTCACCGGCTCGGTCGCGACGGGCAAGAAGGTGAACACGGCCGCGGCGCCCGACCTGAAGCGCGTCACGCTCGAGCTCGGCGGCAACGACGCCGCGATCCTGCTCGGCGACATCGACGTGAAGGCGACCGCGCAGAAGGTGTTCTGGGGCGCGTTCGAGAACTCGGGCCAGATCTGCAGCGCGATCAAGCGCGTGTACGTGCCCGAGAAGCTCTACAGCTCGGTCGTCAGTGAGCTGCAGGAGATCGCGAAGACGGTGAAGGTCGGAAACGGCCTCGAGGCCGGCACGCAGCTCGGCCCGCTCAACAACAAGATGCAGTACGACAAGGTCCGCGAGATGATCGACGACGCCAAGAAGCACGGCGCCAAGGTCGTCACCGGCGGACAGCAGCTGTCGAGCAAGGGCTACTTCATCGCCCCGACCATCGTGTCCGAGATCTCGGACGGCGTGCGGCTCGTGGACGAGGAGCAGTTCGGCCCGGCGCTGCCGATCGTGCCGTACCGCAACGTGGAAGACGCGGTCGAGCGCGCGAACGCGACTCACTATGGGCTCTCGGGCTCGGTGTGGTCGTCGGATCCCGAGAAGGCGGCCGCGGTGGCCCGCGAGCTCGAGTGCGGCTCGGCCTGGGTGAACCAGCACCTGGCGATCGCGCCGAACCTGCCGTTCGGCGGCGCCAAGTGGTCGGGCATCGGCGTCGAGAACGGGCCATGGGGCCTGCTCGGCTTCACCGAGATCCAGGTGGTGAACGTCGCGAAGGCCTGA
- a CDS encoding thiolase family protein: MGDVYILGTDMIKFGKFPDRSVPQIGAEAALMALDDAGLTIHDMEALYCGNLMQSNAMVGQRILQQIGQTGIPVVNCANACATGATAFREGWTAIKAGLYDLVLCVGVEQMAGAGLLGGGGGGKGIPTEGLLGSGTMPAVFAEAGMEHARKYGTTFEQFAKVSVKNHWHSTMNPKARYQIETPLEEVMNAEMISYPNTKLMCSVNVDGSAAAVLASEKKARELGLKRAVRVKASVLTSDRFTQRDLTMPDVNTCTREAAKKAYEMAGVGPDDINLIELHDCFATAEILHYENLGICKDGEAGRMIDEKQVYLGGRIPVNVSGGLLSKGHPLGATGIANIYEVTTHLRGEAGKRQVPNARFGLTHVIGLGSACGVHILEKVAS, encoded by the coding sequence ATGGGCGACGTCTACATTCTCGGCACCGACATGATCAAGTTCGGGAAGTTCCCGGACCGCAGCGTTCCGCAGATCGGCGCCGAGGCGGCGCTGATGGCGCTCGACGACGCGGGACTCACGATCCACGACATGGAGGCGCTGTACTGCGGCAACCTGATGCAGTCCAACGCCATGGTCGGCCAGCGCATCCTGCAGCAGATCGGCCAGACCGGCATTCCCGTCGTGAACTGCGCCAACGCCTGCGCCACGGGCGCAACCGCGTTCCGCGAGGGCTGGACCGCGATCAAGGCCGGACTCTACGACCTGGTGCTGTGTGTCGGTGTGGAGCAGATGGCCGGCGCCGGCCTCCTGGGCGGCGGCGGCGGCGGCAAGGGCATCCCGACCGAGGGTCTGCTCGGCTCGGGCACCATGCCCGCGGTGTTCGCCGAGGCCGGCATGGAGCACGCGCGCAAGTACGGCACCACCTTCGAGCAGTTCGCCAAGGTCAGCGTCAAGAATCACTGGCACTCGACCATGAACCCCAAGGCGCGATACCAGATCGAGACACCGCTCGAAGAGGTCATGAACGCCGAGATGATCTCGTACCCGAACACCAAGCTCATGTGCTCGGTGAACGTGGACGGCTCGGCCGCGGCGGTGCTCGCGTCGGAGAAGAAGGCGCGCGAGCTCGGGCTGAAGCGCGCGGTGCGCGTGAAGGCGTCGGTGCTCACCAGCGACCGCTTCACGCAGCGCGATCTCACCATGCCCGACGTCAACACCTGCACGCGCGAGGCGGCGAAGAAGGCCTACGAGATGGCCGGCGTCGGCCCCGACGACATCAACCTGATCGAGCTGCACGACTGCTTCGCGACCGCCGAGATCCTGCACTACGAGAACCTCGGCATCTGCAAGGACGGCGAGGCCGGCCGCATGATCGACGAGAAGCAGGTCTATCTCGGCGGGCGCATCCCGGTGAACGTTTCGGGCGGGCTTCTGTCCAAGGGACATCCGCTCGGCGCGACCGGGATCGCCAACATCTACGAAGTCACCACGCACCTGCGTGGCGAGGCCGGCAAGCGCCAGGTGCCGAACGCGCGCTTCGGGCTCACCCACGTGATCGGGCTGGGCTCGGCGTGCGGCGTGCACATCCTCGAGAAGGTCGCGAGCTGA
- a CDS encoding Zn-ribbon domain-containing OB-fold protein — MAEVQAAQKKPLPVVPFLKIPEQGDPYLEGSRCSACKSIFLGSRDVCAKCGARKQLEPTRLANKGELYVYSITHRSFPGIETPYVSAVVDLDGGGTVKGNLIGIEPDPKQIKMGMRVDVVYKIAPRKDREGNEYLTYYFQPAKS, encoded by the coding sequence ATGGCTGAAGTCCAGGCGGCTCAGAAGAAGCCGCTTCCAGTAGTTCCATTTCTGAAGATTCCCGAGCAGGGTGATCCCTATCTCGAGGGCTCGCGCTGCAGCGCGTGCAAGTCGATCTTTCTCGGCTCGCGCGACGTGTGCGCCAAGTGCGGCGCCCGCAAGCAGCTCGAGCCGACGCGGCTCGCCAACAAGGGCGAGCTGTACGTGTACTCGATCACCCACCGGTCGTTCCCCGGCATCGAGACGCCGTACGTGTCGGCGGTGGTGGACCTCGACGGCGGCGGCACCGTGAAGGGCAACCTGATCGGCATCGAGCCCGACCCCAAGCAGATCAAGATGGGGATGAGGGTCGATGTCGTGTACAAGATCGCCCCTCGCAAGGACCGCGAGGGCAACGAGTATCTCACTTACTACTTCCAGCCCGCGAAGAGCTGA
- a CDS encoding DnaJ domain-containing protein: MTQSDTNLQEIKALARVIDRVDYYRLLKLEPGATSEALRSAYHDARRRFHPDAYLAQSDDVRDAVDVIARRITEGYLVLRDRTRRAAYDSALSSGQVRYNPELEQEKKVEADAARGTTPNGKRYYTLHLEAERAGDAVKAHANLKTALTFEPKNAAFKAKLEALEAELKAQRKKSPGHQIGR; this comes from the coding sequence GTGACTCAGTCGGACACCAACCTGCAAGAGATCAAGGCGCTGGCGCGCGTGATCGACCGCGTCGACTACTACCGCCTGCTGAAGCTCGAGCCCGGCGCCACCTCCGAGGCGCTGCGCAGCGCCTACCACGACGCGCGCCGCCGCTTCCACCCCGACGCCTATCTCGCGCAATCCGACGACGTGCGCGACGCCGTGGACGTGATCGCGCGCCGCATCACCGAGGGCTACCTGGTGCTGCGCGACCGCACGCGCCGCGCGGCCTACGACTCGGCGCTCTCCAGCGGCCAGGTCCGCTACAACCCCGAGCTCGAGCAGGAGAAGAAGGTCGAAGCCGATGCCGCGCGCGGCACCACGCCCAACGGCAAGCGCTACTACACCCTGCATCTCGAGGCGGAGCGCGCCGGCGACGCCGTGAAGGCGCACGCCAACCTGAAGACCGCCCTCACCTTCGAGCCCAAGAACGCCGCGTTCAAGGCCAAGCTCGAGGCGCTCGAGGCCGAGCTCAAAGCGCAGCGCAAGAAGAGCCCCGGCCACCAGATCGGCCGCTGA